One Rhodothermaceae bacterium DNA segment encodes these proteins:
- a CDS encoding NAD(P)H-dependent glycerol-3-phosphate dehydrogenase — translation MPCAISVFGAGSWGTALSVSLSSAGHAVTLWARREDLANAIQHEGRNPEYLPDISIPASVTVTADLALAAQQASCWVIATPSHTVRKIATDLLAFCDQETTVISVAKGIETKTGLTTTAVLAGVVSPPIPRGNLVVLYGPSHAEEVGTRKPTTLVAASTDMRRAEAVQEIFMTDRLRIYVNSDVKGVEIGGSVKNIMAIASGISDGVGYGDNARAALITRGIAEIQRLGSALGADPQTFTGLTGLGDLVVTCTSQHSRNRHLGEAIGRGATLDEITKSMSMVAEGVRTTKAVYNMAQRLGIEMPITEAVYGILFEGKRPHDVVQELMTRSAKQEEWLQVQER, via the coding sequence ATGCCGTGTGCAATTTCCGTTTTTGGTGCTGGCAGCTGGGGCACTGCACTTTCCGTGAGTTTATCTAGCGCAGGTCATGCAGTGACGCTCTGGGCCCGCAGAGAGGATCTGGCAAACGCGATCCAGCACGAGGGTCGCAATCCTGAATATTTGCCAGATATCTCAATTCCAGCATCCGTGACTGTTACGGCTGATCTTGCTCTCGCGGCGCAGCAGGCAAGCTGCTGGGTGATCGCAACCCCCTCGCACACAGTACGCAAAATAGCCACAGATTTACTAGCCTTCTGTGACCAGGAGACAACGGTAATATCTGTTGCCAAAGGGATTGAGACAAAGACAGGACTTACAACGACTGCGGTGCTGGCAGGTGTGGTAAGCCCGCCCATCCCCAGAGGAAACCTGGTAGTTCTATATGGTCCGAGTCATGCAGAAGAAGTTGGAACAAGGAAGCCGACGACCTTGGTTGCTGCATCAACCGATATGAGACGGGCGGAAGCTGTGCAGGAGATTTTCATGACGGACCGGCTCAGAATTTATGTGAACAGCGATGTGAAAGGGGTCGAAATTGGGGGAAGCGTTAAGAATATCATGGCGATCGCATCTGGAATCAGTGATGGAGTTGGCTATGGGGATAATGCCAGGGCAGCTCTCATCACGAGGGGGATTGCAGAGATCCAGCGCTTGGGAAGTGCACTGGGTGCCGATCCCCAAACCTTCACAGGTTTGACTGGCCTTGGAGACCTAGTGGTCACATGCACCAGCCAACACAGTCGTAATCGTCATCTTGGAGAAGCGATCGGGCGCGGGGCGACACTTGATGAGATAACAAAATCCATGAGTATGGTGGCGGAAGGGGTCCGGACCACAAAGGCAGTATACAACATGGCACAGCGACTCGGTATTGAAATGCCGATCACCGAAGCAGTGTACGGCATTCTTTTCGAGGGCAAGCGGCCTCATGACGTAGTTCAGGAGTTAATGACACGATCGGCGAAACAGGAGGAATGGCTACAGGTTCAGGAGCGCTAA
- the plsY gene encoding glycerol-3-phosphate 1-O-acyltransferase PlsY, whose translation MGSIILILVLSYLAGSIPGSVWVGQLLYGVDVRKHGSLNAGATNVFRVLGWKAGVLSTIIDVGKGLLAAGVIASIRIDELPSGFAFWQVESVIRLLAGIAAIVGHMLPVWAGFRGGKGVNTAAGVLFAITPKTMWIVIGVFTLVLFSSRYVSLASITAALMFPATVAIRMFVFDIEALDRSLLLFGCIFAIAILYAHRSNIQRLVSGKENKVQNFRLAHGMRGRGEL comes from the coding sequence ATGGGCTCGATTATTCTGATATTGGTTTTGAGCTACCTTGCGGGATCTATCCCTGGAAGCGTATGGGTGGGGCAATTACTGTATGGGGTTGATGTACGTAAGCACGGCAGCTTGAATGCAGGAGCAACAAATGTTTTTCGAGTATTGGGATGGAAAGCGGGGGTGTTATCCACAATCATCGACGTCGGTAAGGGATTATTGGCCGCGGGCGTAATTGCGTCTATTCGCATTGATGAGCTTCCATCAGGGTTTGCATTTTGGCAGGTGGAATCCGTTATCCGCCTGTTAGCCGGTATCGCTGCGATTGTTGGTCATATGCTTCCTGTGTGGGCCGGATTTCGAGGGGGAAAAGGCGTGAACACCGCTGCAGGAGTCTTATTTGCAATTACACCGAAGACGATGTGGATTGTGATCGGGGTTTTTACCTTGGTGTTGTTTAGCTCAAGATATGTTTCTCTAGCAAGTATTACTGCGGCGTTGATGTTTCCGGCGACAGTGGCCATTCGAATGTTCGTTTTTGATATTGAGGCATTGGACCGGAGTCTGCTCTTATTTGGTTGCATCTTCGCGATTGCAATTCTTTATGCTCATCGGAGCAATATCCAGCGACTTGTTTCGGGTAAAGAGAATAAGGTCCAAAATTTTCGACTGGCCCATGGCATGCGTGGGCGTGGTGAGCTATAG
- a CDS encoding ATP-binding protein, translated as MTQGNLEQIVADGEGLFLEFKHRLPESERVAREVTALANTSGGHLLIGVTDDGNLSGVKDPEEEMYALNHALEKYCTPAIALKSEYIKVSRTRTVVVIKIPLSPVRPHYVRDLSTHQRSVFVRYRDMCIVASREARKLMKRSPETENVLIELGEKERLLLHLLEQVGRVSVHGFAKRAKIHPGRASRIIIRMTRAGILLHHIDLNEDYFTAGEALRSNSSK; from the coding sequence ATGACCCAGGGAAACTTGGAACAAATAGTGGCAGACGGCGAGGGCTTATTTCTTGAATTTAAACATCGCCTACCCGAGAGTGAGCGGGTTGCTCGCGAAGTGACTGCCCTTGCAAATACGAGTGGAGGACACCTATTAATTGGGGTTACGGATGACGGTAATCTGAGTGGTGTGAAGGATCCGGAAGAGGAAATGTACGCTCTCAATCATGCACTTGAGAAATACTGTACTCCCGCGATAGCCCTGAAGTCAGAGTACATTAAGGTCAGTCGAACCCGTACAGTGGTCGTGATCAAGATCCCATTGAGCCCGGTTCGCCCTCACTATGTCAGGGATCTATCTACTCACCAAAGATCCGTCTTTGTTAGATACAGAGATATGTGTATCGTGGCGAGCCGTGAGGCGCGGAAACTAATGAAGCGATCACCAGAAACGGAGAATGTGTTGATTGAGCTCGGCGAGAAGGAACGTCTTCTCTTGCATCTTCTTGAACAGGTAGGTCGAGTGAGCGTCCACGGTTTCGCTAAACGTGCAAAAATTCACCCCGGAAGAGCATCCCGTATAATCATCAGAATGACAAGAGCTGGGATTCTTCTTCATCATATTGACCTGAATGAAGACTACTTCACCGCAGGGGAAGCGCTGCGCTCCAACTCGTCTAAATAA